TATTTTATTAATATCCTGCAACCGCAACCATATATTTACAAAATTTAAAAAGTAGTCAATAGGGATTGATATCTATAAAAATCAATGACCCTTTTTAACTACTAAGCGACTTAATAACTATAGTCCTTTAGAATGAATTTTCGGTATAGTCAGAAACCGACAATCTTTTCGGTCTATTTATGATAGATTCATATTGTCAGACATTTAGGACAAGTGTCTCGAAGATAATTAAGGGAGGAATGAACTTGAAGAGTAAGAACAGGATTAGCTTTTTTAGCAGTTTATTAACATTCATCATGATCTTCACACTCCTAACACCTGCATTCGCATCGGCGAATTCAGGAAGCATACCATCTAAATCGTCTATTCCAAATGAAAGCACGATGCAGATGAAAGCGGCAATTGCGGAACAAGACCAGTTACGAAATCAGTTGCCAGCGCTTCATAAAGATTTGCAAAAAGAGAAAGGCCAACATGATGTTGAAGTCATCATTCACCTTTCTGAAGATCCGATTGCATTAACAGAAGGGAAAAAGAGTCTAAAACAACTTCCGTTCAATGCATCTGAAAGAGCGAAAGAGCAACAAAAAATTAACGCGCAACAAAAAGCTGTAAAAAATGCAATGAAAACACACAAGCTTCTTGTTAAAGAAGGCTTTGCTTATGAAACAGTATTAAATGGATTCTCAGCAACAGTGAAAGCGGACGACCTTGAGAAACTTCTTGAAATCAAAGGGGTAACACTCGTCGAACCGGTTGTTGAAGTTCATGCTTATGAAGATTCATCAGAAAATGCAGGTGGAGAAGTTAGTCCGATGATGGATACAAGTCATTCATTCCTCGGTATTGAAAGAATTTGGAATAAAGGCATTAAAGGCCAAGGTATCAAAGTGGGGGTTTTAGATACAGGAATCGATTATCATCACCCTGAATTTGAAGGCATCTATAAAGGTGGTTGGAACTTTATCGAGCACGATGATAGATACACAAGTCCGCGTGCAGATGACGATCCTTATGAAACAACACCATCCGAACGAGCAAGTGGTGTACCTGAATTTAACGCAAACGGAAGTTCATTTTACACTTCCCACGGTACGCACGTAGCTGGAACGATTGCTGCACTTGGGAACAACGAATACGGAATTGCGGGTCTTGCACCTGAAGTTGATTTGCACGCTTACCGTGTTCTTGGCGCTTACGGTAGTGGATCAAACGCTGGCGTTATCGCGGGTATCAATAAAGCGGTTGAAGAAGGTATGGATATTATCAACCTTTCTCTCGGCGGCGGAAATAACTCGTCAACGACTGCAGATACAATTGCAATTAACAACGCAATGATGGCGGGTACAGTAGCTGTATCAGCAACAGGTAACTCAGGTCCAAATCGTGGCACAATCGGAACACCAGCAGCGGCGGCACTAGGGATTGCAGTCGGAAACACGACAAACCCAGAAACAATGTACAACATTAATGTTTCAGTGCAAGCAGGAGATCTTGATCTCTCAAAACAGCTTAATTTAATGTCTACAACATATGGCACGGATGTTACGGAACAATTATCTGGTGAATTTGAGTTAGTCCCAGTTCCAGGTGTTGGTAATGTCGGTGATTTCAACGGCGTCGATGTTGACGGAAAAGTAGCGTTGATTTCCCGAGGTGAGATTGCATTCGTTGATAAAATCGCAAATGCAAAAGCCAACGGTGCAGTTGCAACAATTATTCACAACTTTGCAGGAGGATCCAATGCGCCAGATATTTCAAATGTATTCCTCGGAGATGACTTTGAATTCCTGCCAACTGTCGATATGTCTTGGACAGATGGAGAGGCAATTCGAACAGCTCTCGGCGGTGGAAATGGAACGGTTTCATTTAGCAATGTAGACAGCACGACAACAGAAGGCGACGAAGTGAATAATTCAAGTTCACGCGGACCAACGACGCCGCATTTTGATATCAAACCTGACGTATCCGCACCAGGAACAAACATTATGTCGACAATTCCGATGTATGGAAAAGAAGTTCCAGATGCAGATTACTCGAAAGCATTCACACGTAAAACAGGTACTTCAATGGCAACACCGCATATTGCAGGAATTGCAGCGCTTATTATGAACGCAAATCCAGATTGGAATGCATTTGACGTAAAAGTCTCGCTATCCAATACAGCAAAAATATTAGATACGGAAAAATATGACGTCTTTGCTCAAGGTCCTGGACGAGTTCAGCCTTATGAAGCGGCATATCCGAATGCACTCGCTTATGCGGAAGATACAGTAGTATCCGATGGCGTTGAAGTAGACAATCCAAAAGGAACAGTTACATTTGGACACCTACCAGAAATTGCTGATGGAGATGTTTCTTTAACAAAACAAGTTCGCGTGAAAAATCTTTCAGGCGAATCAAGTGAGTACAATGTATCCGTTGAAGTCACTAAATCATTTGGCGATGCCAATGTGACAGTGGATACTTCATCGTTCACATTAGGCGATGAGCAAATGTTAAACTTCACACTAAATGCGTCACAAGCGGCAGCACCTGCCGGCAGTGAAATACTCGGCTACATCCACATTACAGATGGTGTAACGGAACTTTCATTACCATTTGCAGCTGACTTCTCGCCTGCAGTAGAAGGAAAAACTGGAATTGAAAACTTCGAGCTTTCGGGTTACGACGTATCATTCCACCCAGATAGCACGGGAGATCCATTGCAACTGACATTTGATTTACACAATAATGTCTCAATCAACTATATCGAGCTATGGGATTTCTTTGACCCAGATGGCGGCGCATATGGCGATGGGTATATCGGTTATCTGCATGCCGGAGACTATTTAGGAGCAGGCAGCTACTACCTAGATATTGACGGACAATATGCTCCGTGGGGTGGAACTGGATTAGAAATGATTCCGGATAGCGTCTATACAGTTGACTTTACTGGGCTAAATGCCGATTCTCATGGAGATCCAATTATTTTCGACTGGGATGGCCCATTATTTGTAAAGAGCACACAGTCTGAAATTGAATCAGCTGAAGAGCATGTTGCGACAGACTCAACATACAACTTCACTGGATCAGTAATTGACAACTACATCGATTACTCACGTAATGGATTTGGCTATAACGTCAATACAAAACTTGCAACAACATTCGAAGCGAAAGATGCTGACGGCAATGTCGTATCAAGCGGACCTGTGAATCTTGCACAAAACGGTTCATTCGCATTCGACGTAACTGGACTTGCGGACGGCGATAACACGGTTACAATCTTCGTAAACGACGCAGCAGGGAATAGCGCTGAAGCTTCCTATGTAGTTTCGTACGAAGAAGTCATTGTTGACCCAGAACCAGAAGATCCAGAGTACGTTGTTTCTCCAGGTGAAATCGAAGACCAAATTGGCGGCGATTCAAAAGAAATCACAATCGCTGTACCAGCGTTCGATGAAGCTATGAACATCGAAATCGACGAAGCAATTGTGAATACGATTGTGGTATCAAAAATGGACGTAGTCGTTGAAACTGGCGACGGTTTTTCTTTCAACCTAGCTAGAAAAGTTATCAAGAAACTAGCAAATGGAACAGACGGCACGTTAACAATCGCGTTAACTAAAGAAGCATCGACGGGGCCGAATGCAATTTCAGACGTCTACTCATTCAATTTCGAAACGGGCGATGGCGCTGTGATTGACATCGGTAAAGAAAAAATCGACATCACAATCCCAGTCGACGTTTCAGACGTCAAGAAAACAAACAAACTTACCGTTCTAGATCTAGAGAACAATAGAACGTACAACCTGAAATACAAAGACGGCATCGCAACATTCAAAGCCGACGGACCAGGCAAGTTTGTCGCAGTAGATTAAGTAGAATAGAGCCGCTCCGAAGATCATTTCGGGGTGGCTTTTTCTAATCAACCCCTCAAACCTAGCGAAACGACCAAAGTCGCCATCCAAACGACTAAAGCAGCCGCCGAAGCGACTAAAGCGTCATCTCAAACGACTAATGTTGCCGCCGAAACGACCAAAGCGGTCTGCCAAACGACTAAAGTCTCCAAAAAAGTAAACCGAAGTGCTTTATTTGTTGAAGCTGGAACGTATTACGGCAGGAATACTTATTGCTTTGTACAAATTTTACAGCGTCTGCAAACGACCAAAGTAGCCAGCGAAACGACTAAAGAACCTCTCGAAACGCCCAAAGCCGATCCGCAAACGACTAATGTTGCTCTCGAAACGCCCAAAGCGGCATCTCAAACGACCAAAGTCTCCAAAAAGGTAATCCGAAGTGCTTTATTTGTTGAAGCCGGAACAGCATTACGACAGCAACACTTATCGCTTTGTACAAATTTTACAGCGTCTTCAAACGACCAATGCCGCCCGCCCCGTCAAAACTCCCCCTCAAACTCTCCCCAGAGCATCACCTAGTAAATCTCGCCCATTATTCCCCAAACAATAATCCAGATTAACCAAAATCACCCAATTCCACTAAGTGCCAAAAGATACATTTCTCCAAAAGCTCAAAAAATATCACCGAAATCTATTAATTACTAATACTCTTATGTTATGATTCTATCGTCGCACAATTACTACTAGTGCAAATAAAACAAAAGGGGAAATGAGAATTGAAGAAAAATAACTTCATGAAGTTGCTAAGCACTTTTCTAGCGTTCGTCATGGTTCTTTCCTTATTGACACCAATTTCATCCGTGTCAGCAGCAAAGACAGAACCTTTTAAAACGGACAAGCAAAGTGAAAGCGTCATGCAACAAAAACTAGCAATCGCCGAACAACTACGATTGACAGAGCAAGCGCCAAGATTACATAAAGACCTCGAAGAACTGAAAGGAAATCAGGAAGTAGATGTCATTATCCATCTTTCTGAAAAACCTGTTGCACTTGAAAAAGGAATCACAGAAGCAAAAGGACAAAAATTCTCAGCAGCAAATAAAAAATCAGCCAAAGCAAAAGTTGCATCGCAACAAGGTATGATGAAAAAAGCCATGAATGCTAACGAAATTTCATTCAAAGAAGGCTATAGTTACGACACTGTATTAAACGGATTCGCAGCTACAGTTAAAGCGGACGATCTCGAGAAATTACTCGAAGTCGATGGCGTCACACTTGTCGAACCAGACGCGGAAGTCCATGCCTATGAAGATAATTCAGCAACATCGGACGGCAAAGTCGGAGTCGCAATGGATACAAGCACTTCATTCTTAGGGATTGAACCACTATGGGCTGAAGGTTATGAAGGCCAAGGAATCAAAGTGGCGGTTCTCGACACGGGAATCGACGCGGATCACCCTGATTTCGCAGGAATTTATAAAGGCGGAAAGAACTTTATTCCCAATTCATCAACCTACACAAAAGAGCGTGCAGATGATGACGCATCTGAAACATTGCCATCAGAACGGCCAGAAAGCATGCCGGAATTCAATGCTAACGGAAGTTCGTTCTACACATCCCACGGCACGCACGTGGCAGGAACAATCGCGGCAATCGGTAACAACGAATTTGGCATTAAAGGAATCGCGCCAAAAGTAGACCTCTACGCATACCGCGTTCTCGGCGCTTATGGTAGCGGAGCGACTTCCGGCATCGTTGCGGCGATTGAAGAAGCAGTTATCCAGGAAATGGATGTTATTAATCTTTCATTGGGTGGCGGATCAAATACAGAAACAGACACGGGTTCATACGCCATCAATAACGCAATGCTCGCTGGCGTTATTTCAGTAATCGCAACAGGCAACTCCGGTCCGAATCGTGGAACAATGGGAACACCCGCAACTGCACCTTTTGGAATTGCAGTTGGAAACACGACAAATCCAGAAAATAGATATAACGTAAACGTTTCAGTAGAAGCAGGCGACTACAGTCTTTCTTCTCAACTGAACTTAATGTCGACGACTTACGGTGCAAACCTTGAAGATCAACTTGCAGGCGAATTAAACCTTGTCGCAGTCCCAGGTATCGGGAAATCTGCTGATTTCGACGGCATAAACGTCGAAGGAAAAGTCGCGTTAATCGCACGCGGAGAAATCCCATTCGTTGAAAAAATCGAAAACGCGAAAAACAATGGTGCAATCGCGACAATTATTCACAACTCACATAACGGATCGAATACACCGGATATTTCAAACGTATTCCTAGGCGATGACTTTGCATTCCTTCCGACAGTAGATATGTCATACACGGATGGAACCGCAATTCGCGCCGCGCTTGAAAATGCGGACGGAAAAGTTTCTTTCAATAATGTCAACTTCACAGCAACTGAAGGCGACGAAGTAAACGATTCAAGTTCACGCGGACCTTCCGTGCCGAATTTCGACATCAAACCAGACGTCAGTGCACCAGGAACAAATATCATGTCAACAATCCCGATGTACAAAGCGGATTTCCCAGATGCGACTTACGAGCATGCTTACACAAGAAAAACAGGTACATCTATGGCAACACCGCACATCGCAGGAATTGCAGCACTTGTACAACAAGCTAACCCCGATTGGAATGCATTCGACGTCAAAGTCGCGCTATCCAACACAGCTAAAATACTAGACACAGATAAATACGACGTATTCGCACAAGGCGCAGGTCGCGTAAATGCATACGCCGCAGCACACGCAAATGTCCTTGCATATGCAGTAGACGAAGCATTACCGGATGCTGATAGCCAAAAAATTGAAAACTTAAAAGGAACCGTCACTTTCGGTCCACAATCACTTGAAGAAGATCTAACGGTTACCAAAGAAATTCTCGTCAAAGACCTTAAAAACGTCGGCGGAAACTACGATGTATCTGTAGACGTTACAAAAGGATTCGCAGACGCAGCAGTAACGGTCGACAAATCTACATTCACATTAGAAGGCGAAGAAGTAATCACTGTTACACTAACAGCTTCACAAAACGAAAACACGAAACCAGGCGATGAAATCCTAGGATACATCCACATCAACGGTGGCGATTCCGAACTTTCATTACCATTCGCAGCAGATTTCGGCGGAGTAGCAGCAGCAACCATCGAAAATATGAGCATTTCAGAAACTGATCTCTCATTCGACGGAGACGGCTACAAGGATTCTGCATTACTAGGATTCACGCTAACAGGCGATGTGAAAACGAATTTCATCGAACTTTGGGATATGATGAACCCTAACGGCGGCGCATACGGCGATGGATACATCGGGTATTTACACGCGGGCACGTCATTGGGAGCGGGTTCTTACACGTTGACTGTGGCGGGACAATACAACCCGTGGTCAGGGGACCCAGCAACAACAATTCCTGACGGTTTATACACAATTGACTTAACAGCCGTCACGGATGCAGGTCCAATTGGTGACTATGCAGGCCCAATCGTCGTTAAATCTTCGGCAGGTTCTATTAGGGGCACAGTCGAAGGTACGACAGCTACAGGTAAAATCGTAGATAAATACGTAGACTATCAAGCTGAACTAGTCAAATACGGACTCGGCTATAACGTCAATACGAAACTCAAAGCAACATCTGAAGTAACAATCGACGGCGAAACCGTTTCAACACCAATCACGCTTCAACAAGACGGTTCATTTATATTCGATCTTGGCAATAAAAACCCGGAAAGCGTAGCCGTGAAATACGTTGATGCAGCCGGCAACTCAGCAGAAGAAGTAATTTTTGTTGGCAATGAAGAGCCGACTTATACCGTCCCTACAGATGAAATCGAATCGCAACTAAGCGACGAAAAAGCAAAAGAAGTAACAGTTTCCGCACCACAATTCGAAGAAGCATTAAATGTCGAAATTGACAGCGCGCTAGTAAAAGCACTAGAAGATTCGAAGAAAGATCTAGTCATCGAAAGTGAAGAACTATCCTTCACGCTTACTAGCAAAGTTGTAGAA
This genomic window from Sporosarcina sp. Marseille-Q4063 contains:
- a CDS encoding S8 family serine peptidase encodes the protein MKSKNRISFFSSLLTFIMIFTLLTPAFASANSGSIPSKSSIPNESTMQMKAAIAEQDQLRNQLPALHKDLQKEKGQHDVEVIIHLSEDPIALTEGKKSLKQLPFNASERAKEQQKINAQQKAVKNAMKTHKLLVKEGFAYETVLNGFSATVKADDLEKLLEIKGVTLVEPVVEVHAYEDSSENAGGEVSPMMDTSHSFLGIERIWNKGIKGQGIKVGVLDTGIDYHHPEFEGIYKGGWNFIEHDDRYTSPRADDDPYETTPSERASGVPEFNANGSSFYTSHGTHVAGTIAALGNNEYGIAGLAPEVDLHAYRVLGAYGSGSNAGVIAGINKAVEEGMDIINLSLGGGNNSSTTADTIAINNAMMAGTVAVSATGNSGPNRGTIGTPAAAALGIAVGNTTNPETMYNINVSVQAGDLDLSKQLNLMSTTYGTDVTEQLSGEFELVPVPGVGNVGDFNGVDVDGKVALISRGEIAFVDKIANAKANGAVATIIHNFAGGSNAPDISNVFLGDDFEFLPTVDMSWTDGEAIRTALGGGNGTVSFSNVDSTTTEGDEVNNSSSRGPTTPHFDIKPDVSAPGTNIMSTIPMYGKEVPDADYSKAFTRKTGTSMATPHIAGIAALIMNANPDWNAFDVKVSLSNTAKILDTEKYDVFAQGPGRVQPYEAAYPNALAYAEDTVVSDGVEVDNPKGTVTFGHLPEIADGDVSLTKQVRVKNLSGESSEYNVSVEVTKSFGDANVTVDTSSFTLGDEQMLNFTLNASQAAAPAGSEILGYIHITDGVTELSLPFAADFSPAVEGKTGIENFELSGYDVSFHPDSTGDPLQLTFDLHNNVSINYIELWDFFDPDGGAYGDGYIGYLHAGDYLGAGSYYLDIDGQYAPWGGTGLEMIPDSVYTVDFTGLNADSHGDPIIFDWDGPLFVKSTQSEIESAEEHVATDSTYNFTGSVIDNYIDYSRNGFGYNVNTKLATTFEAKDADGNVVSSGPVNLAQNGSFAFDVTGLADGDNTVTIFVNDAAGNSAEASYVVSYEEVIVDPEPEDPEYVVSPGEIEDQIGGDSKEITIAVPAFDEAMNIEIDEAIVNTIVVSKMDVVVETGDGFSFNLARKVIKKLANGTDGTLTIALTKEASTGPNAISDVYSFNFETGDGAVIDIGKEKIDITIPVDVSDVKKTNKLTVLDLENNRTYNLKYKDGIATFKADGPGKFVAVD
- a CDS encoding S8 family serine peptidase → MKKNNFMKLLSTFLAFVMVLSLLTPISSVSAAKTEPFKTDKQSESVMQQKLAIAEQLRLTEQAPRLHKDLEELKGNQEVDVIIHLSEKPVALEKGITEAKGQKFSAANKKSAKAKVASQQGMMKKAMNANEISFKEGYSYDTVLNGFAATVKADDLEKLLEVDGVTLVEPDAEVHAYEDNSATSDGKVGVAMDTSTSFLGIEPLWAEGYEGQGIKVAVLDTGIDADHPDFAGIYKGGKNFIPNSSTYTKERADDDASETLPSERPESMPEFNANGSSFYTSHGTHVAGTIAAIGNNEFGIKGIAPKVDLYAYRVLGAYGSGATSGIVAAIEEAVIQEMDVINLSLGGGSNTETDTGSYAINNAMLAGVISVIATGNSGPNRGTMGTPATAPFGIAVGNTTNPENRYNVNVSVEAGDYSLSSQLNLMSTTYGANLEDQLAGELNLVAVPGIGKSADFDGINVEGKVALIARGEIPFVEKIENAKNNGAIATIIHNSHNGSNTPDISNVFLGDDFAFLPTVDMSYTDGTAIRAALENADGKVSFNNVNFTATEGDEVNDSSSRGPSVPNFDIKPDVSAPGTNIMSTIPMYKADFPDATYEHAYTRKTGTSMATPHIAGIAALVQQANPDWNAFDVKVALSNTAKILDTDKYDVFAQGAGRVNAYAAAHANVLAYAVDEALPDADSQKIENLKGTVTFGPQSLEEDLTVTKEILVKDLKNVGGNYDVSVDVTKGFADAAVTVDKSTFTLEGEEVITVTLTASQNENTKPGDEILGYIHINGGDSELSLPFAADFGGVAAATIENMSISETDLSFDGDGYKDSALLGFTLTGDVKTNFIELWDMMNPNGGAYGDGYIGYLHAGTSLGAGSYTLTVAGQYNPWSGDPATTIPDGLYTIDLTAVTDAGPIGDYAGPIVVKSSAGSIRGTVEGTTATGKIVDKYVDYQAELVKYGLGYNVNTKLKATSEVTIDGETVSTPITLQQDGSFIFDLGNKNPESVAVKYVDAAGNSAEEVIFVGNEEPTYTVPTDEIESQLSDEKAKEVTVSAPQFEEALNVEIDSALVKALEDSKKDLVIESEELSFTLTSKVVEKLSEATDGTLTIALTKEEATNEKAISEVYSFRFVTGEDQTEILIGNEKIDVTLTVDASNVNKTNQLWAQDLNSGESFKAKYNNNAATFKSDGPGKFVIVK